A genomic window from Solanum stenotomum isolate F172 chromosome 10, ASM1918654v1, whole genome shotgun sequence includes:
- the LOC125878348 gene encoding probable 1-deoxy-D-xylulose-5-phosphate synthase, chloroplastic, producing the protein MVAVTSQYPFGICPQFHGNSRLLSPETDFSALNFPYRLGYSRLTLHPKGHVVEIHSLPHAADFTGENEPTPILDAIESPMNLKNLSTKELKQLANEIRSELSFIIAKSQKPSSSSLTVVELTVAIHHVFHAPVDKILWDVAEQTYAHKLLTGRRQIMQALEKSNGRPVAAPDFESGFDPFGVGHGCNSVSAGLGMAIARDFKGKRDRVVAVINNETIMAGQVYEAMRNSGYLDSNMIVILNDSRHSLHPKVEEASKIPINAFSSTLSKLQSSKLFRRFRELAKVLTKKIGKGMYEWAAKVDEYARGMIGPPGSTLFEELGLYYIGPVDGHNIEDLVCVLNEVASLDSMGPVLVHVITKEELEVGDNQMNAVANKIMEGVSSSDTIPCGNRTYSDCFVEALISEAERHKDIVAVHAGMGMEPSLHLLKDVFAEKFFDVGMAEQHAVTFAAGLACGGLKPFCIIPSAFLQRAYDQVVHDVDRQKVPVRFIITSAGLVGSDGPIHCGAFDIAFMSCLPNMIVMAPSDEVELSHMVATAALIDDRPVCFRYPRGALSVMEHSFSGIPIEVGIGRILTEGKDVALLGYGSMVQNCLRAQSLLSKLGVEVTVADARFCKPLDIRLLRQLCKNHSFLVTVEEGSIGGFASHVAQFLSLDGQLDAGIKWRPITLPDNYIEQASPKEQLAVAGLTGNHIAATALSLLGRTREALLLMC; encoded by the exons ATGGTTGCTGTTACTTCTCAGTACCCATTTGGTATCTGCCCTCAATTCCATGGAAATTCAAGGTTACTTTCCCCAGAAACGGACTTCTCTGCTCTCAATTTTCCTTACAGACTGGGGTATTCAAGATTGACTCTTCACCCCAAg GGTCATGTTGTTGAAATACATTCTTTGCCACATGCCGCTGATTTCACTGGTGAAAATGAGCCAACACCAATTCTTGATGCAATTGAAAGTCCCATGAACCTAAAGAATTTATCAACTAAG GAACTGAAACAACTAGCTAATGAAATTCGATCAGAATTATCTTTTATCATCGCAAAATCTCAAAAACCTTCAAGTTCCAGTCTGACTGTTGTGGAGCTGACTGTTGCTATTCACCATGTATTTCATGCCCCTGTGGACAAAATATTGTGGGATGTGGCTGAACAA ACATATGCACATAAACTTCTCACTGGAAGGAGGCAGATTATGCAAGCACTTGAAAAATCAAATGGCCGGCCTGTGGCAGCGCCAGATTTTGAGAGCGGATTTGACCCCTTCGGAGTAGGGCATGGATGCAACAGTGTATCTGCTGGACTTG GAATGGCCATTGCCCGAGATTTTAAGGGGAAGCGTGATCGTGTAGTGGCAGTGATCAACAATGAAACAATTATGGCCGGCCAAGTTTATGAGGCAATGCGCAATTCAGGCTATTTGGACTCAAATATGATTGTGATATTAAATGATAGTCGGCATTCTTTACACCCAAAGGTTGAGGAGGCCTCTAAAATACCTATTAATGCTTTCTCAAGTACTCTCAGCAAACTTCAGTCAAGTAAACTTTTCCGGAGGTTTAGAGAACTTGCTAAG GTATTAACTAAGAAAATCGGGAAAGGCATGTATGAATGGGCAGCCAAGGTTGATGAGTATGCACGTGGTATGATTGGCCCGCCAGGATCAACCCTCTTTGAAGAGCTTGGCCTTTACTACATTGGTCCTGTTGATGGACACAATATTGAAGATCTAGTATGTGTTCTGAATGAAGTGGCATCTTTGGATTCAATGGGTCCTGTTTTAGTTCATGTTATAACCAAGGAAGAACTGGAAGTAGGAGACAATCAAATGAATGCAGTTGCAAATAAAATTATGGAAG GTGTATCTAGCTCAGACACTATACCTTGTGGCAATCGAACATATAGTGATTGCTTTGTAGAGGCCTTGATATCAGAGGCAGAGAGACACAAAGATATTGTAGCTGTTCATGCAGGCATGGGAATGGAGCCATCACTTCACCTTCTGAAGGATGTCTTTGCAGAGAAGTTCTTTGATGTTGGGATGGCCGAACAACATGCGGTAACATTTGCAGCTGGGTTGGCATGTGGAGGGCTGAAGCCATTCTGCATAATTCCTTCAGCTTTCCTCCAAAGAGCCTATGACCag GTCGTCCATGATGTAGATCGTCAGAAGGTTCCCGTGCGTTTCATCATTACAAGTGCTGGATTAGTAGGATCTGATGGTCCTATACATTGTGGGGCATTTGATATAGCATTTATGTCCTGTTTGCCAAACATGATCGTGATGGCTCCTTCTGATGAAGTTGAGCTTTCTCATATGGTTGCAACTGCTGCCCTTATTGATGACAGGCCGGTTTGCTTCCGCTACCCTCGGGGTGCCCTTTCAGTGATGGAACACTCATTTAGTGGAATTCCCATTGAG GTTGGCATAGGGAGAATACTTACAGAGGGTAAAGATGTTGCTTTACTTGGCTATGGATCCATGGTACAAAATTGTCTGAGAGCTCAATCACTTCTTTCAAAGCTTGGTGTTGAAGTGACTGTCGCTGATGCAAGATTCTGCAAGCCCCTTGACATACGACTTCTTAGGCAATTATGCAAGAACCATTCCTTTCTAGTTACAGTCGAGGAAGGCTCTATAGGAGGATTTGCATCACATGTAGCACAGTTCCTCTCACTTGATGGGCAGCTCGATGCAGGAATTAAG TGGCGACCAATCACTTTGCCTGACAACTATATCGAGCAAGCATCACCAAAAGAGCAGCTTGCTGTTGCAGGACTGACTGGAAATCACATAGCTGCAACTGCACTGAGTCTGCTTGGCCGTACTCGAGAAGCTCTTCTTTTGATGTGCTAA
- the LOC125842522 gene encoding probable boron transporter 7 codes for MEKPKTPFKGVIDDVKGRMACYKRDWLDSCGTGVRILAPTAYIFFASALPVIAFGEQLSRETDGAMSTVETLASTAICGIIHSIFGGQPLLILGVAEPTIIMYTYLYNFVKDRPEMGPKLFVAWAGWVCVWTALMLFLLAIFNACNIIPRFTRLAGELFGMLITVLFLQEAIKGVVSEFSIPKGENPEREEFHFEWLYTNGLLAVIFSFGVLLASLKSRGARSWRYGTGWMRSFIADYGVPLMVVLWTAMSFGVPGKIPSEVPRRLFCPLPWEAKSLYHWTVIKDMVRVPMLYIFAAFIPALMIAGLYFFDHSVAAQMAQQNEFNLKNPSAYHYDLFLLGVMTLICGLLGIPPSNGVLPQSPMHTRSLAVLKRQLIRKKMVKSAKEGIKQNATKSEIYGKMHAVFVEMDATSKRTADKDLENLKAAVMKHDDGENGTDGKFDPEKHIDAHLPVRVNEQRVSNFLQSLLVGCSVFAIPVIRRIPTSVLWGYFAYMAIDSLPGNQFWERLLLLLIPSGRRFKVFEGLHASYVASVPFKYIVKFTMLQFVYFLICFGVTWIPIAGILFPVLFFLLIAIREHVLPKFFPYEYLKELDAAEYEEIAGVPKEREIADEENDDDFSDSEILDEMTTHRGELKHRSVSLTERQHQVYPHDASEM; via the exons ATGGAGAAACCAAAAACTCCCTTCAAGGGAGTCATTGATGATGTTAAAGGAAGGATGGCATGCTATAAACGCGATTGGCTCGACTCATGTGGTACAGGCGTGAG GATATTGGCTCCAACAGCATACATTTTCTTTGCTTCTGCTCTTCCTGTTATTGCTTTCGGGGAGCAATTGAGTAGAGAAACAG ATGGAGCTATGAGCACAGTTGAAACTCTTGCTTCTACTGCTATCTGTGGAATCATCCATTCAATTTTTGGTGGACAACCTCTCTTGATCTTAGGAGTTGCAGAGCCAACCATCATCATGTACACCTACTTGTACAATTTTGTGAAGGACAGACCAGAAATGGGGCCAAAGCTGTTTGTCGCCTGGGCAGGATG GGTTTGTGTGTGGACCGCGTTGATGTTGTTTCTTCTTGCTATATTCAACGCTTGCAATATCATCCCTAGGTTTACGAGGCTTGCAGGGGAACTCTTTGGCATGTTAATCACAGTTCTTTTCCTCCAAGAGGCTATAAAG GGAGTAGTGAGTGAATTTTCAATTCCAAAAGGTGAAAATCCGGAACGAGAGGAGTTCCACTTTGAATGGCTCTACACGAATGGGTTACTGGCAGTTATTTTCTCATTTGGTGTTCTTTTAGCTTCTCTTAAAAGTAGAGGAGCTAGATCATGGCGTTATGGTACAG GTTGGATGCGAAGTTTTATAGCCGACTATGGGGTTCCCCTTATGGTTGTGTTGTGGACAGCAATGTCTTTCGGTGTGCCTGGAAAAATTCCTTCTGAAGTTCCTCGAAGGCTCTTTTGTCCTCTCCCTTGGGAGGCTAAATCATTATACCACTGGACTGTGATCAAG GATATGGTAAGGGTCCCAATGTTGTATATCTTTGCTGCCTTCATTCCAGCTCTGATGATAGCTGGTCTATACTTTTTCGATCATAGTGTTGCTGCACAGATGGCACAACAGAACGAGTTCAATCTTAAAAACCCATCTGCTTACCATTATGATTTGTTTTTGCTTGGAGTCATG ACTTTGATATGTGGATTACTTGGGATTCCCCCTTCAAATGGGGTACTTCCGCAATCACCAATGCATACAAGGAGCCTTGCTGTACTCAAGAGACAG TTAATTCGGAAGAAAATGGTGAAGAGTGCGAAGGAAGGTATTAAGCAGAATGCAACAAAATCAGAGATATATGGAAAGATGCATGCTGTCTTCGTTGAGATGGATGCTACATCAAAG CGCACAGCAGATAAGGATTTGGAGAACTTGAAGGCAGCTGTAATGAAACATGACGATGGAGAAAATGGAACAGACGGAAAATTTGACCCTGAGAAGCACATTGATGCACACTTGCCTGTCCGAGTAAATGAGCAAAGAGTTAGCAACTTTTTGCAATCTCTACTTGTGGGATGTAGCGTGTTTGCTATACCTGTGATCCGGAGAATACCCACCTCAGTTCTTTGGggatattttgcctacatggcCATTGACAGTCTCCCTGGTAATCAATTCTGGGAGAGGCTGCTGCTGCTTTTAATTCCTTCGGGTAGAAGATTCAA GGTCTTTGAAGGGCTCCATGCCTCCTATGTTGCGTCGGTCCCATTCAAATACATTGTCAAGTTTACAATGCTCCAGTTCGTGTATTTCTTAATTTGCTTTGGAGTAACATGGATACCTATCGCTGGAATACTATTCCCTGTGCTTTTCTTCCTTCTCATAGCTATAAGAGAGCATGTTCTTCCCAAGTTTTTCCCATATGAGTATCTTAAGGAATTAGATGCAGCTGAGTACGAAGAAATTGCTGGTGTTCCTAAG GAGAGAGAGATAGCTGATGAAGAAAATGATGATGATTTCTCTGATTCTGAGATATTGGATGAGATGACAACACACAGAGGTGAACTGAAACATAGATCTGTCAGCCTAACCGAAAGGCAACATCAG GTTTATCCACACGACGCTTCTGAAATGTAA